DNA sequence from the Fusobacterium sp. SYSU M8D902 genome:
GGTATTGAAATAGCTGACATTGAGAATGCATCTAGCCCCATTCCAAATAGGATAGCTGTTGCATTTTCATCTCCAGCAAACTCTCCACACATAGATATTGTTATTCCAGCCTCATGTGCTCCTTTTATTGCCATTCTTATTGCTTCTAAAACAGCTGGATTATATGTGTTGTATAGGTGAGAAATATTTTCATTTCCTCTATCTACTGCTAATGTATATTGTGTTAAGTCATTTGTTCCTATTGAGAAGAAATCTACCTCTTCAGCAAAACTTCTAGCTCTGAAAGCAACTGCTGGAGTTTCTACCATTATTCCTAAAGCTATATTTTCATCAAACTTAGCTCCCTCTTCTCTTAATTCAGCTTTACACTCTTCTAGTATAGCTCTAGCTCTTCTTATCTCTGTAATATCCATAATCATAGGAAGCATTATTTTAATATATCCGAAAGCTGAAGCTCTTAATAAAGCTCTAAATTGAGTTTTTAAGATCTCTGTTCTATCTAGACATACTCTGATTGCTCTCCATCCAAGGAATGGGTTCTCCTCTTTTGGTAATTGCATATATGGAAGAGACTTATCTCCACCTATATCCATAGTTCTTATAGTTACTGGCTTTCCTTCCATCTTTTCAGCAACTATCTTATAAGCTTCAAATTGCTCATCTTCAGTTGGGAATCTATCATTATTCATGAAAAGGAATTCAGTTCTATATAATCCTATTCCCTTTGCTCCATTTCTTAATAATCCCTCTATATCTTTTGGAGAACCTATATTTCCCCAAGCTCCAACTTTTATTCCATCTTTTGATACAGCTTCTTTATCTTTTAATTGCTTTAAAAGCTCTTTTTCAGCAAAGAAGTTTTCTCTCTTCTCTTGATATTTTGCAATCTCTTCCTCAGTTGGATTTATTACTATATCACCTTTTAAAGCATCTACTATAACAGTATCTCCACTGTTAACTAATGAACAAATATTTCCAGTTCCTACTACTGCAGGTAACTCTAATGATCTAGCCATAATTGAAGAGTGGGCAGTTTTTCCTCCAATTTCAGTTATGAAAGCTACTACATTTTGTAGATCAATTTGAGCAGTATCTGAAGGTGTTAAATCTTTTGCTGCTATTACTGTATTAGGTGGTAGTGATCCTAAATCTAATATCTCTACACCTGCTACGTTGTATATCCATCTCTTACCGATATCTCTTAAGTCTGCAGCTCTCTCTCTTAGGTACTCATCTTCTAAGTTAGCAAGCATTTCACAATACTCATCTATTCCTCTTTGTAATGCTGCTTCAGCACTTATCTCTTCATCATCTATGATCTCTACTACTTCATCAAATAGATCCTCATCTTCTAATAAAGTTATATGTCCATCAAATATTGCAGCTTTATCCTCACCTAATTTTTGAGCTGTTTTTTCTCTGATTTTTAGTAATTGCTCTTTTGATTTTTCTCTACCGTTTAATAATCTCTCTTTTTCACAATCAGAATCGCATTTTCTCTTATCATCAATAGTTACTTCTGCTTCTTTATATAGAAATATCTTTCCAATTGCTATTCCAGGAGATGCTTCAATACCCTTAACTATTTTACTCATATTTTTTCCCTCACAATCATTGTCAATTATTTTTTCATAAAAAAGAAGGTACTTATAAAAAGTACCTTCTGTAGTGAAATTAGTCTTTTAAGTTTGCTAGAAGGTCTCCTAATTTTTCAACTGCCTCAGCTTCGTCGGCTCCTTCAGCATATACAGTCACTTTAGTTCCTTTTTTAATTCCTAATGAAAGTAATTTTAAAAGAGAAGTCCCTTTTACTTTCTTTCCAGCTTCATTTTCAACTTCTATTTGAGAAGAAAAAGTTTTTGCTAAGCTTACAAACTCGTTTCCTGGTCTAGTATGTAATCCAGTTTCATTTGTGATTTCAACAGTTTTACTTGTCATGTTTCTTCCACCCTCTCTTAATTTGTATTAAAAAAAATTCTCTTATTATCCATAGATTACTTTATTTTACATTTTTTGTCAATATTTTTTAAATTTCTATATCAACTTTTTATTAATTTGTTCTATTTCAATTGACATTGTAATTATAATGATATATCATAAATTTAGAGAATTAATAACAAAATGGTGGTGAATTCAATTGGAATTAAATACTTTAAAAGAAAACGCTAAAGAGAAAATGAAAGGATTTTGTAACTTGTGTAAGGTATGTGATGGGGTATGGTGTGCTGGAAAAGTTCCTGGAATGGGTGGAACAGGAAGTGCATCATCTTTCAAAAGAAACTACACTAAACTAAAAGAGATCAACTTAATTCTAAAGACAATTCATAATGCTAAGGATCCTATTTTAAAAACTACCCTTTGGGGAAAAGAGATTGATTTCCCAGTATTAGGTGCTCCAATTACAGGTACTAAATTTAATATGGGTGGTGGAGTTACTGAAGAAGAATACTGTGAAGATGTAATTCTTGGATGTTTAGAAGCTGGTACTATCGGTATGATTGGAGATACTGGAGATCCAACTTGCTTTGAATTTGGATTAAAAGCTATAAAAAAAGCTAATGGTTATGGAGTAGCAATTATCAAACCTAGAAGTAATGAGGAGATAATAAAGAGAATAAGAATGGCTGAGGAAGCTGGTGCTATTGCTGTAGGAGTTGACTTGGATGGTGCTGGTTTAGTTACAATGAAACTATTTGGACAACCTGTTGGTCCTAAATCTATCTCTGAACTAAAAGAGCTAGTAAACTCTACAAAACTTCCATTTATTGCTAAAGGTATTATGTGTGTAGAGGATGCACTTGCTTGTGCTGAAGCTGGAGTTGACACTATTGTTGTCTCTAATCATGGTGGAAGAGTTTTAGACTATTGTCAAAGTAGTTGTGAAGTTTTAGAAGATATTGTTAAAGCAGTTGGGGATAAACTAACTATTTTAGCTGATGGTTCAGTTAGAGAGGGAGTTGACATTCTAAAATACCTTGCCTTAGGTGCTAAAGGTGTTCTAGTGGGAAGACCTCTTATCTGGGGATCTATTGGGGGAAGAAAAGAGGGAGTTACAACAATAGTAAACACTTTAAAAAATCAACTTGTTCAAGCTATGATACTAACAGGTTGTGAAGATGTTAACTCTGTCTCAAATAAAATAATAATAAGATAATGGAGGAGTTATGTTAGATAAAATAATGATAATTAACACTGGAGGAACTATAGGAATGGTCCATAGTGATGAAAATGATAGTAGTAGTCCTCTTCGTCCTGCCAATGATTGGAATGAGATTACTAAAGAGCATCCTATTTTGAATAGATATTCTACTGATTACTATCAATTTGATCCTCTTATAGATTCTTCAGATATGTCTCCTGATATCTGGGTGGATCTAGCTAAATTCATAGGTAAACACTATGATGAATATCGTGGATTCGTTATTTTACACGGTACTGATACTATGGCTTTTACTGCATCAGCCCTGTCTTTCATGCTAAAAAATCTAAATAAACCTGTTGTCTTAACAGGATCTCAAGTACCACTTCAATTCTCTAGGAGTGATGCTTTACAAAATCTGATAACTGCTATACATATTGCTGGAAATGAGATCTATGGAGTAAAACTTGTTCCAGAAGTTTGTATATTTTTTAGGGATACACTCTTGAGAGGAAATAGATCTAGAAAGATTGATGCTACTAATTACTTTGGTTTTGCCTCTCCTAACTATCCTGCTATTGCAGAGGTAGGGGCAGATATTAGAGTTATAAAAGATAGAATCTTACCTCTATCTTCTGAAAAATTTTATATAGATCCTGTCATAAATAATGAAGTAGTCATTCTTGAATTATTTCCAGGGTTAAATCCAAGCTATTTAAAAAGTATATTTGAAACAATCAATATAAAGGGAGTTATATTAAAAACTTTTGGAAATGGAAATGCACCTACAAACAAAGAGTTTTTAGATGTTTTAAAATATATCTCCTCAAAAGGAATAGTCATTGTAGATATTACACAATGTAGTAGAGGTTTTGTTAAAATGGGACTCTATGAAGCTAGTGCTAAACTTACTGATGCTGGTGTAATAAGTGGTGTAGATCTAACACCTGAGGCTGCTGTTACAAAACTGATGTATCTTTTAGGAAAAAAACTTCCTGTAGAAGAGATTAAAAAACTTATGCAAATAGATATTTGTGGAGAGCAAACTATCAATCAATACAATTTTATATGTGATAAATTTAGAACTAATGACTATAGAACTTATGAAACAGAGGTTACTATTCCAAACTCCTTAAAAAAAGAGGATTTGATAGAAGTTGTTATAAGAGTTAAAAACATCACTAGAAAAGATCCTAATAGAGAAGGAAATATATCTGTCACTATTACTGGAGATAACTGTGTGGCTATTGAGCAACTTAAGATAGATAACTATGTCAATAAGATTTTACCAGTTGGTAAAAGAAACTTCCACGCTATATTCAATCACACTATTAAATCTCTAATTGATAAGAACGATATCTTGAAAATTAAAATTACAAGTAATATTGATATTTCAATTGAAGCAATTAAATTTTC
Encoded proteins:
- the ptsP gene encoding phosphoenolpyruvate--protein phosphotransferase, with product MSKIVKGIEASPGIAIGKIFLYKEAEVTIDDKRKCDSDCEKERLLNGREKSKEQLLKIREKTAQKLGEDKAAIFDGHITLLEDEDLFDEVVEIIDDEEISAEAALQRGIDEYCEMLANLEDEYLRERAADLRDIGKRWIYNVAGVEILDLGSLPPNTVIAAKDLTPSDTAQIDLQNVVAFITEIGGKTAHSSIMARSLELPAVVGTGNICSLVNSGDTVIVDALKGDIVINPTEEEIAKYQEKRENFFAEKELLKQLKDKEAVSKDGIKVGAWGNIGSPKDIEGLLRNGAKGIGLYRTEFLFMNNDRFPTEDEQFEAYKIVAEKMEGKPVTIRTMDIGGDKSLPYMQLPKEENPFLGWRAIRVCLDRTEILKTQFRALLRASAFGYIKIMLPMIMDITEIRRARAILEECKAELREEGAKFDENIALGIMVETPAVAFRARSFAEEVDFFSIGTNDLTQYTLAVDRGNENISHLYNTYNPAVLEAIRMAIKGAHEAGITISMCGEFAGDENATAILFGMGLDAFSMSAISIPRIKKNIMSLDKAKCEALVEEVMSQKTPDEVLEVVKKFNKENMR
- a CDS encoding alpha-hydroxy-acid oxidizing protein, producing the protein MELNTLKENAKEKMKGFCNLCKVCDGVWCAGKVPGMGGTGSASSFKRNYTKLKEINLILKTIHNAKDPILKTTLWGKEIDFPVLGAPITGTKFNMGGGVTEEEYCEDVILGCLEAGTIGMIGDTGDPTCFEFGLKAIKKANGYGVAIIKPRSNEEIIKRIRMAEEAGAIAVGVDLDGAGLVTMKLFGQPVGPKSISELKELVNSTKLPFIAKGIMCVEDALACAEAGVDTIVVSNHGGRVLDYCQSSCEVLEDIVKAVGDKLTILADGSVREGVDILKYLALGAKGVLVGRPLIWGSIGGRKEGVTTIVNTLKNQLVQAMILTGCEDVNSVSNKIIIR
- a CDS encoding HPr family phosphocarrier protein, with product MTSKTVEITNETGLHTRPGNEFVSLAKTFSSQIEVENEAGKKVKGTSLLKLLSLGIKKGTKVTVYAEGADEAEAVEKLGDLLANLKD